From the Candidatus Krumholzibacteriota bacterium genome, one window contains:
- the ettA gene encoding energy-dependent translational throttle protein EttA translates to MSAEPNKIIYSMIGVSKFYNNRQVLKDISLSYFYGAKIGVLGLNGSGKSSLLRILAGVDREFNGKTILSPGHTVGFLEQEPRLDDTKTVRETVQEGVGETVRLLEEYNEISARFAEPLDEEEMNSLLERQGAVQEKIDSLDAWNLDSRLEMAMDALRCPPPDTVIKHISGGERRRVALCRLLLQKPDILLLDEPTNHLDAETIAWLEHHLQGYDGTVIAVTHDRYFLDNVAGWILELDRGEGIPWKGNYSSWLDQKEKRLEMEERHESQRRKTLQRELEWIKMTPKARHTKAKARINAYESLMGEGGSEKGKSLELFIPPGPRLGGVVIKAEGVSKAYDGKIIFDGLDFSLPPGGIVGVIGANGAGKTTLFRLITGEEAPDSGKIHLGETVKLAYVDQSRDLLDPEKSIWEQISGGEETILLGGREVNSRAYVAKFNFSGPDQSKKVGKLSGGERGRVNLAMVLKEGANVILLDEPTNDLDVNTMRALEEALENFGGCAVVISHDRWFLDRIATHILSFEGDSRTFWFEGNFSEYESNKRERLGSAADIPKRIKYRSLTRD, encoded by the coding sequence ATGAGCGCGGAACCGAACAAGATCATTTATTCGATGATCGGAGTAAGCAAATTCTATAACAACAGGCAGGTATTGAAGGATATCTCCCTTTCGTATTTTTACGGAGCGAAGATCGGAGTCCTCGGGTTGAACGGATCTGGCAAGTCATCGCTGCTGAGGATACTTGCCGGCGTCGACAGGGAGTTCAACGGAAAGACGATCCTCAGCCCCGGGCACACAGTAGGATTCCTTGAACAGGAGCCTCGTCTCGACGACACGAAAACGGTCCGCGAGACTGTCCAGGAAGGGGTCGGGGAAACGGTCAGGCTTCTCGAAGAGTACAATGAAATAAGCGCGCGGTTCGCCGAGCCCCTTGACGAAGAGGAGATGAACTCCCTTCTGGAAAGACAGGGGGCTGTTCAGGAAAAGATAGACTCGCTTGACGCGTGGAACCTCGATTCCAGGCTGGAAATGGCGATGGATGCCCTGCGCTGCCCGCCGCCGGACACGGTCATCAAACATATTTCAGGGGGGGAAAGAAGAAGAGTCGCGCTCTGCAGGCTTCTTCTCCAGAAACCCGACATCCTTCTCCTTGACGAACCGACGAACCACCTCGACGCGGAGACGATCGCTTGGCTCGAACACCACCTTCAGGGGTATGACGGCACCGTCATCGCGGTGACCCACGACAGGTATTTTCTTGATAATGTCGCCGGATGGATCCTGGAACTCGACCGGGGAGAAGGGATTCCCTGGAAAGGGAATTACTCTTCATGGCTGGATCAGAAGGAAAAACGTCTCGAGATGGAGGAAAGACACGAATCGCAGAGGCGCAAGACCCTTCAGCGCGAACTGGAATGGATAAAGATGACGCCAAAAGCGCGCCATACGAAAGCCAAGGCCAGGATCAACGCGTACGAGTCTCTTATGGGTGAAGGAGGGAGTGAAAAGGGAAAATCTCTTGAGCTCTTCATACCGCCGGGTCCGAGGCTTGGAGGTGTTGTGATCAAAGCTGAAGGAGTGAGCAAGGCATACGACGGAAAGATCATATTCGACGGACTAGACTTTTCGCTGCCTCCGGGAGGGATCGTGGGGGTCATAGGTGCCAACGGAGCGGGAAAGACGACGCTTTTCAGGCTTATCACGGGAGAGGAAGCTCCCGACTCGGGGAAGATTCATCTTGGAGAGACGGTAAAGCTCGCGTATGTGGATCAGTCGAGAGATCTTCTCGATCCGGAAAAATCGATATGGGAGCAGATCTCCGGTGGCGAGGAGACGATTCTGCTTGGTGGCAGAGAGGTGAACTCCAGAGCGTACGTGGCGAAGTTCAACTTCTCGGGACCGGACCAGTCGAAAAAAGTCGGCAAGCTCTCCGGCGGAGAACGCGGCAGGGTGAATCTTGCCATGGTGCTGAAGGAGGGCGCGAATGTCATACTCCTTGATGAACCCACAAACGATCTTGACGTCAACACGATGCGGGCCCTGGAAGAGGCGCTTGAGAATTTCGGGGGATGCGCCGTTGTCATAAGCCACGACAGGTGGTTTCTCGACCGCATCGCGACGCACATACTTTCTTTCGAGGGAGACAGCAGGACCTTCTGGTTCGAGGGCAATTTTTCCGAATATGAAAGTAACAAGAGGGAAAGACTCGGCTCGGCTGCCGACATTCCGAAACGGATCAAGTACAGGTCGCTGACGAGGGATTAG
- a CDS encoding S8 family serine peptidase, which produces MEKINKTSLCLETHDPLWPYSWGKIRIGVEKARAITEGDSSVVVAVIDTGCDLDHPDLMENLWINIAEAAGLSGIDDDGNGYVDDLHGYDFVSATEEEVAAGEDPGPPDPIPDDIHGHGTHISGIISSRAGNGIGTEGIAPRCRLMILRAGYKRRDGAGELKESDICEALDYAVENGADIINMSFGGSYSGPLYLAVKDASDAGVIIIASSGNNGSDEPVYPGAFDECLAVGAVDRNDLPAIFSGYGGWTDCAAPGISILSTEPGGLFGYRSGTSVAAPFVSGTAALLKSSGLYETSELIKNQILNTAENISTPGLEEFTGAGLVRADLALEREPGIKVSVAGYLCAEYSGDGDGVVEGGETAMVTLTVKNVWREITSASLTVDTGDPYISIVSEKEFFIGDMTSSDETAIDLRMAVAEEALAGQAVSVNLSLDCDQGETSIEFMIPITGKITLERTVIGIRELSGDGDGGAGRGERIACLVGLKDHSGELSVIRGSLDISTLGGETATEWEYAVFDSVNSEATLRFEFEIGEIAEAPLSRLRLEVEGPGLRLNSSIPLWISYAGDPGMEGEGISCQGGTGHTGFFYGSAEPPLEKEWESGLDGEGSLLCQPLVAGTRVFVSRREGEHNSVYSISLADGSIVWKRELPGISESGARYLAWFKGVLFASCGRYLHAIDQASSEIVWSAGVEEEAGNQTSVAKDPVVHGNKVFVAFHDRATGGIDRVCAFDPFTGRKLWEDRPGEGDAVSPFPPAGSGDLLVYSTQAGILKGIHASTGAIEWMASSGGALAAPMICHAGRLVTISSTGILQVLALEDGSSIWRSDFDGALSGPACVDIEKGVIFFMATAPPAAALYAAEMTGGRILSRKAMEGYGYSGVSISEGRIYCPGAEGRIEIFGMENPEGLRELIPEWRNDSGGNISPVFHHGGKSIVSVNTNSTDMVISLQGANDPGTLPAPVISRLFPNPFNPSVTICFELSSEAPVTIDIYDAGGRLVRSLLDRGCQAGPHEIRWDGKDGSRRLASAGVYFCRLSVEGKAVSRKMILLR; this is translated from the coding sequence ATGGAAAAAATAAACAAGACATCGCTCTGCCTGGAAACTCACGATCCGTTGTGGCCTTATTCCTGGGGAAAGATCCGGATCGGGGTAGAGAAGGCTCGGGCTATAACTGAAGGTGACAGCAGTGTCGTCGTTGCCGTAATAGATACGGGGTGCGATCTCGATCATCCCGATCTGATGGAGAATCTCTGGATAAATATCGCTGAAGCCGCTGGCCTTTCCGGAATCGATGACGATGGTAATGGATATGTCGACGATCTGCATGGATATGATTTCGTGAGCGCGACGGAGGAAGAAGTAGCGGCGGGAGAGGATCCCGGGCCGCCTGATCCTATCCCCGATGATATCCATGGCCATGGGACACACATAAGTGGAATAATCTCTTCCCGGGCAGGTAATGGTATCGGCACTGAGGGGATCGCGCCCCGTTGCAGGCTTATGATACTCAGGGCGGGGTATAAACGCCGGGATGGCGCGGGAGAACTTAAAGAGAGCGATATTTGCGAAGCGCTCGATTATGCCGTTGAAAACGGAGCGGACATAATAAATATGTCTTTTGGCGGAAGTTATTCCGGGCCTCTTTACCTGGCCGTGAAAGATGCGAGCGACGCCGGAGTCATAATCATAGCTTCTTCAGGCAATAACGGGAGCGACGAGCCGGTATACCCGGGAGCTTTTGACGAGTGCCTCGCCGTTGGCGCGGTTGACAGGAATGATCTGCCGGCGATCTTCTCGGGATATGGTGGCTGGACCGATTGCGCGGCGCCTGGGATCTCGATCTTGTCGACCGAACCCGGAGGCCTGTTCGGATATAGAAGCGGCACTTCAGTAGCCGCTCCTTTCGTAAGCGGGACTGCCGCTCTCCTGAAAAGCTCGGGATTATACGAGACTTCGGAGTTGATAAAAAACCAGATCCTCAATACAGCGGAAAATATCTCCACTCCGGGGCTGGAAGAATTCACCGGAGCGGGGCTTGTAAGGGCAGATCTCGCGCTTGAAAGGGAACCGGGCATAAAGGTCTCTGTCGCCGGGTATCTATGCGCGGAATATTCGGGGGACGGAGACGGAGTGGTCGAGGGGGGAGAGACAGCCATGGTTACCCTGACAGTCAAGAATGTCTGGCGGGAGATCACTTCCGCTTCGCTTACTGTCGATACCGGGGATCCGTATATTTCTATCGTGTCGGAAAAGGAATTTTTCATCGGGGATATGACTTCTTCTGATGAGACAGCGATAGATCTCCGTATGGCAGTCGCTGAAGAGGCCCTGGCCGGGCAGGCAGTGAGCGTGAACCTGAGCCTCGACTGCGACCAGGGAGAGACGTCGATCGAATTTATGATCCCCATCACTGGAAAAATAACTCTCGAGCGGACAGTCATCGGTATCAGGGAGCTTTCGGGGGATGGAGACGGTGGAGCGGGGAGGGGAGAAAGGATCGCCTGCCTGGTCGGTCTCAAAGACCACTCCGGCGAGCTATCGGTAATCCGGGGATCCCTCGATATTTCAACTCTTGGCGGGGAGACGGCTACTGAATGGGAATACGCCGTGTTCGACTCCGTCAATTCCGAGGCGACGCTGAGATTCGAGTTTGAGATCGGAGAGATTGCCGAGGCGCCCCTGTCGCGTCTTCGGCTTGAAGTGGAAGGGCCCGGATTAAGACTGAACAGCAGCATACCACTCTGGATCTCCTACGCGGGAGATCCCGGGATGGAAGGAGAGGGAATATCTTGCCAGGGTGGAACGGGACACACAGGATTTTTTTACGGATCGGCAGAGCCTCCTCTGGAAAAAGAGTGGGAGAGCGGACTCGATGGAGAAGGATCGCTTCTCTGCCAGCCACTTGTTGCCGGAACGAGGGTCTTTGTTTCAAGAAGAGAAGGGGAACATAACTCGGTCTACTCTATTTCTCTCGCTGACGGTTCTATCGTTTGGAAAAGAGAACTCCCCGGGATCTCTGAATCGGGAGCCCGGTATCTGGCGTGGTTCAAGGGAGTCCTGTTCGCTTCATGCGGGAGGTATCTGCACGCGATCGACCAGGCCTCTTCGGAGATCGTCTGGTCGGCCGGGGTGGAGGAAGAGGCCGGCAATCAGACCAGCGTGGCTAAAGACCCGGTCGTCCACGGCAATAAAGTCTTTGTCGCTTTTCACGACAGGGCGACTGGTGGAATTGACAGGGTCTGCGCCTTCGATCCATTTACTGGCAGGAAACTCTGGGAGGATCGTCCTGGCGAAGGCGATGCTGTCAGTCCTTTTCCCCCGGCGGGAAGCGGCGACCTCCTCGTTTATTCGACACAGGCCGGCATACTGAAAGGGATCCACGCCTCGACAGGCGCCATCGAATGGATGGCATCCTCCGGGGGGGCGCTGGCCGCTCCGATGATCTGTCACGCTGGCCGGCTGGTGACGATATCTTCTACAGGTATCCTGCAGGTGCTGGCGCTTGAAGATGGATCTTCGATCTGGAGAAGTGATTTTGATGGAGCCTTGTCAGGCCCGGCTTGCGTTGATATAGAAAAAGGAGTCATCTTTTTCATGGCCACGGCGCCACCTGCGGCCGCGCTGTACGCCGCGGAGATGACCGGGGGAAGGATCCTCTCGAGGAAGGCGATGGAAGGATATGGATATTCAGGCGTGTCGATCTCGGAAGGCAGGATATACTGTCCGGGAGCTGAAGGAAGGATCGAGATTTTCGGAATGGAAAATCCAGAGGGCTTGCGCGAGCTGATCCCGGAGTGGAGAAATGATTCGGGAGGCAATATATCACCTGTCTTTCATCACGGTGGGAAGTCGATCGTCTCGGTCAACACGAATTCAACGGATATGGTGATCTCGCTTCAAGGAGCGAATGATCCGGGAACTCTTCCAGCCCCGGTCATTTCGCGGCTTTTTCCAAATCCCTTCAATCCCTCTGTGACGATCTGTTTTGAACTTTCAAGCGAGGCTCCCGTGACGATCGATATATATGACGCGGGTGGAAGGCTTGTCCGATCGCTCCTCGACCGCGGCTGCCAGGCCGGGCCTCACGAGATAAGGTGGGACGGAAAAGACGGAAGCCGCAGACTCGCGAGCGCGGGGGTGTATTTCTGCAGACTCTCGGTGGAAGGAAAGGCAGTGTCGCGCAAGATGATCCTCCTCAGATAA
- a CDS encoding Hsp20/alpha crystallin family protein, producing MKLVRWMPTSNLNRFEDEVNDIFSSFFPARLDYAQGGGRNWVPRVNVRELDEKFELSAEIPGMEKDELSIEVQENTLTIRGEKKTEEKIENEKMHIKEIFRGKFERSFKLPENIKADDVDAEYKNGMLIVSIPKTEPAKPKEINVKIK from the coding sequence ATGAAACTCGTAAGATGGATGCCGACATCGAACCTCAACAGGTTTGAAGATGAAGTAAACGATATTTTCAGCAGTTTTTTCCCGGCCAGACTCGATTACGCGCAGGGTGGCGGGAGAAATTGGGTTCCAAGGGTCAACGTCAGGGAACTCGATGAAAAATTCGAACTCAGCGCCGAGATTCCGGGGATGGAAAAGGACGAACTTTCCATTGAAGTCCAGGAAAACACCCTTACTATAAGGGGAGAGAAGAAGACGGAAGAGAAGATCGAGAACGAGAAAATGCATATAAAAGAGATCTTTCGGGGAAAATTCGAAAGGTCTTTCAAGCTTCCCGAAAACATCAAGGCAGACGATGTAGACGCGGAATACAAAAACGGCATGCTGATCGTCTCGATCCCAAAAACTGAACCGGCAAAACCCAAAGAGATCAATGTAAAGATCAAGTAA
- a CDS encoding polymer-forming cytoskeletal protein, with the protein MKKKNPVMGFSKFGKEGEIMVTEGKMNSIIGQGCTIKGTIEVKDGTLRIDGEFEGTVNCPGTLVVGKGGKVKADVKVASAVIGGEMTGNIDAREKIELQAGSRLEGDIKTTRLVIDEGVFFEGSCKMSPDGRSSSAAPKIEKDEKEKKDTANAWAK; encoded by the coding sequence ATGAAAAAAAAGAATCCAGTGATGGGGTTTTCAAAGTTCGGGAAAGAAGGTGAGATCATGGTGACTGAAGGAAAGATGAACTCGATAATCGGGCAGGGGTGCACCATAAAAGGTACGATAGAGGTCAAGGATGGCACTTTGAGGATCGATGGAGAGTTCGAGGGGACTGTTAATTGTCCTGGTACTCTGGTTGTCGGTAAGGGCGGCAAGGTAAAAGCCGACGTTAAAGTCGCAAGCGCGGTTATCGGCGGAGAGATGACAGGCAATATCGACGCGAGAGAAAAAATAGAACTTCAGGCGGGCTCAAGGCTTGAAGGTGATATTAAAACGACACGTCTCGTTATTGACGAAGGTGTCTTCTTTGAAGGTTCCTGCAAGATGAGCCCTGATGGAAGGTCCTCTTCTGCCGCGCCGAAGATCGAAAAAGACGAAAAGGAAAAGAAAGATACAGCTAACGCCTGGGCGAAGTAA
- a CDS encoding M23 family metallopeptidase: MEKETFSVIIVPHDLKKTRTYKIPYRLFYFFMVILAAGALTVSIFVLTYGRLLVKTRETVRLERQVAELTKKNEKIGELMRDLSEMHAMELKVRNLLGLGLSSRDSVALKHASAGDLDMAGETDNEKSSMMSAIPSFWPVRGYITKGYNIAGGEKDKDYHPGIDIGVEKGVPVRAAAAGYVIEAAWDDTYGYFVKIDHGYGIKTLYGHNERLVVIKGDRIGRGQTIAYSGNTGRSSAPHLHFEVTQNNLHVDPLKYLLQ; the protein is encoded by the coding sequence ATGGAAAAAGAGACATTTTCGGTGATAATCGTTCCTCACGATCTGAAAAAAACCAGGACATACAAGATCCCATACAGGCTTTTTTATTTTTTCATGGTCATATTGGCCGCTGGAGCGCTGACCGTATCGATTTTCGTTCTGACATACGGGAGGTTGCTTGTAAAGACAAGAGAGACTGTAAGACTCGAAAGGCAGGTCGCCGAGCTGACGAAAAAGAATGAAAAGATCGGAGAGCTTATGCGGGACCTTTCAGAGATGCACGCGATGGAATTAAAGGTGAGGAATCTGCTCGGGCTCGGATTGAGCTCTCGAGACAGTGTCGCCCTGAAGCATGCCAGCGCGGGAGACCTGGATATGGCAGGCGAGACCGACAACGAAAAATCAAGCATGATGAGCGCGATACCGAGCTTCTGGCCGGTAAGGGGGTATATCACCAAGGGGTATAATATTGCCGGAGGGGAGAAGGACAAGGACTACCATCCCGGTATAGATATAGGGGTAGAAAAGGGAGTGCCCGTGAGGGCAGCCGCGGCAGGGTATGTGATAGAGGCTGCATGGGACGACACGTACGGGTATTTTGTCAAAATAGACCACGGATATGGAATAAAAACACTTTACGGACACAATGAAAGACTGGTAGTAATTAAGGGAGACCGGATCGGCAGGGGGCAGACGATAGCCTATTCGGGGAATACCGGAAGAAGTTCCGCGCCACACCTGCATTTTGAGGTAACGCAGAACAACCTTCATGTCGATCCCCTGAAATACCTTTTGCAATAA
- a CDS encoding ParB/RepB/Spo0J family partition protein: protein MKRTVLGRGLEALISQDLKESVSETERVKELEIDSIEPNPYQPRAYFDEKQLGDLAESIRKNGVIQPIVVRRKGDRYQLIMGERRLRSSKIAGKTTIPAIIRDIKDRESLNFALLENLQREDLNPVEEGRGYKALRDEFGLSVKEISQLLGKDRTTVSNTIRLLSLPDKVLELIEKGSLKAGHARAILAVEGDEKRIEMALKVVEKGISVREVEIEVAPGKRKKRRRTARKVDAAITALEERAEKHLGTRVRITPGKKGGTITVDYYSDDDLEAVLKIMGIETAI, encoded by the coding sequence ATGAAAAGGACTGTGCTTGGCAGGGGGCTCGAAGCGCTTATATCACAAGACCTTAAAGAAAGCGTCTCGGAAACGGAAAGAGTAAAGGAGCTGGAAATAGATTCAATCGAGCCGAACCCGTATCAGCCACGGGCTTATTTCGACGAGAAGCAGCTCGGGGACCTCGCAGAATCAATCAGGAAAAACGGAGTGATCCAACCGATCGTCGTAAGAAGAAAAGGCGACCGCTACCAGCTCATTATGGGGGAAAGAAGACTCCGGAGTTCGAAGATCGCGGGAAAAACGACGATCCCCGCTATTATCAGGGATATAAAGGACAGGGAGTCTTTGAATTTCGCCCTGCTTGAAAATCTTCAGAGAGAAGATCTTAATCCGGTAGAGGAAGGAAGAGGATACAAGGCGCTCAGAGATGAATTCGGCCTGTCAGTCAAAGAGATATCCCAGCTGCTCGGTAAGGACAGGACGACGGTATCGAATACGATAAGGCTCCTGTCCCTGCCTGACAAGGTGCTTGAACTGATAGAAAAGGGAAGCCTCAAGGCCGGACATGCCAGGGCGATACTTGCTGTCGAGGGGGATGAAAAACGGATCGAGATGGCGCTGAAAGTAGTTGAGAAAGGGATATCGGTAAGGGAAGTCGAGATAGAGGTAGCGCCCGGGAAAAGGAAAAAAAGACGAAGAACGGCAAGGAAGGTAGACGCGGCGATAACAGCCCTTGAGGAAAGAGCGGAAAAGCATCTTGGCACGAGGGTGAGGATCACGCCGGGCAAAAAGGGCGGGACGATAACCGTAGATTACTATTCAGACGATGATCTTGAGGCAGTTCTGAAAATAATGGGGATAGAGACGGCGATATAA
- a CDS encoding ParA family protein, which yields MGKIIAVANQKGGVGKTTTSVNLGASLGAIEEKVLLVDADPQANASSGLGVRIDNGQPTIYEALIGKTRVEDIIEKTGLLDLVPSHPRLNGAEIELVSQLARERKLKTALAPLVDRYDFIIIDCPPSLGLLTLNTLTAADSVLIPIQCEYYALEGLSQLLSTIRMVQKHLNPDLTIEGVLLTMFDKRLRLSGQVADEAISYFGEKVYDSIIPRNVRLSESPSFGKPVILYDVQSSGAKSYLMLAREILEKQKRTNPAAKKERGGSP from the coding sequence ATGGGAAAAATAATAGCAGTAGCGAATCAGAAGGGTGGTGTCGGAAAGACGACGACATCGGTCAATCTCGGAGCAAGCCTCGGGGCGATAGAGGAAAAGGTCCTTCTTGTAGATGCCGATCCCCAGGCAAATGCGAGCAGTGGGCTCGGCGTAAGGATAGATAATGGACAACCGACTATTTATGAGGCGCTTATAGGAAAGACGAGGGTCGAGGATATAATTGAGAAGACGGGGCTTCTCGACCTTGTCCCTTCCCATCCAAGGCTTAACGGGGCGGAGATCGAGCTGGTATCACAGCTTGCGAGGGAAAGAAAACTGAAAACCGCTCTCGCGCCGCTTGTGGACAGATATGATTTTATAATAATAGATTGTCCGCCGAGCCTGGGACTCCTGACGTTGAACACGTTGACCGCGGCGGATTCAGTGTTGATACCGATCCAGTGTGAATATTACGCGCTTGAAGGGTTGAGCCAGCTTCTAAGCACAATCAGGATGGTCCAGAAACATCTCAATCCCGATCTGACGATAGAGGGAGTGCTGCTTACGATGTTTGACAAACGGTTGAGGTTGTCGGGCCAGGTTGCCGATGAAGCGATATCTTATTTTGGGGAAAAGGTTTATGACAGTATAATCCCGAGAAATGTGCGCCTGAGCGAATCGCCGAGTTTTGGAAAACCGGTTATCCTTTATGACGTTCAGAGTAGCGGCGCAAAAAGCTACCTGATGCTTGCCAGAGAGATTTTAGAGAAACAGAAGCGGACGAACCCCGCGGCGAAAAAAGAAAGGGGAGGATCCCCATGA
- a CDS encoding right-handed parallel beta-helix repeat-containing protein, with protein sequence MQVKSYCFIVLGVFTLSVATFSSCDQSLGFHNKPPDDPKISIGKCFVGAGGDVELYCSAPDPDDDPVTVLWEAEYGEFYPESGEGFSVVWIAPDEPGIYTVKVTATDRLDESTSSAEIEVGEALPVISGITELSDNGSFYMIDSPQPVFVGSSATLRIHAGVTVVIDQEEGGLNVFGRLEVVGTAGSPVIFKPNICPGEDGVWRGILFDGPDASGSILNANITMAVRGISVEDGANVVLDSIFVHDGVGIGVNVEESEISVEDCRVSDNAGGIHILDADAEITNCEIRDNSGYGIWIEIDEDGSGDIYDVAIEGCTIATNVGDGIKISYYALPVINYNSIYLNDKASGGYDIMLFQYFNDSGIDARYNFWGVTNESDIQERIYDGFDFLPPQPDIYVDYSGWLMSQP encoded by the coding sequence ATGCAGGTCAAGTCATATTGTTTCATTGTGTTAGGGGTATTTACCCTTTCAGTGGCTACCTTTTCAAGCTGCGACCAGTCCCTGGGATTCCATAACAAGCCACCTGACGATCCCAAAATATCGATAGGGAAGTGTTTTGTCGGGGCTGGGGGGGATGTGGAGCTTTACTGTTCCGCCCCTGATCCTGACGATGATCCGGTCACGGTCCTATGGGAGGCTGAATACGGAGAGTTTTACCCGGAATCAGGCGAGGGGTTTTCGGTTGTCTGGATAGCGCCGGATGAGCCTGGAATATATACGGTTAAAGTGACGGCCACAGACCGGTTGGACGAAAGCACAAGCAGCGCGGAGATAGAGGTGGGAGAAGCTCTCCCTGTCATTTCGGGGATTACCGAGCTGTCAGATAACGGGTCGTTTTATATGATAGATTCGCCACAACCGGTCTTCGTCGGCTCCTCTGCCACTCTCCGCATACATGCGGGAGTGACGGTTGTGATCGATCAGGAAGAAGGAGGGTTGAATGTCTTTGGGAGGCTTGAGGTTGTCGGGACGGCAGGATCGCCCGTCATCTTCAAGCCGAATATCTGTCCGGGGGAGGACGGGGTGTGGAGAGGGATCCTCTTTGATGGGCCGGATGCGTCGGGCAGCATATTAAACGCCAACATAACGATGGCTGTCAGGGGGATCAGCGTTGAAGATGGAGCTAATGTCGTTCTTGACTCGATATTTGTCCATGACGGAGTAGGGATCGGCGTAAACGTTGAAGAATCCGAGATTTCCGTCGAAGACTGCAGGGTCTCGGACAATGCCGGGGGCATACATATCCTCGATGCTGACGCAGAGATAACCAATTGCGAGATAAGAGATAACTCGGGATACGGAATCTGGATCGAAATAGATGAAGACGGATCGGGAGATATATATGATGTGGCAATCGAAGGGTGCACGATCGCGACGAACGTCGGCGACGGGATAAAGATCTCATATTACGCGCTACCGGTCATAAACTATAATTCGATATATCTTAACGATAAGGCGTCGGGCGGATACGACATTATGCTTTTTCAGTATTTCAACGATTCGGGTATTGACGCGAGATATAACTTCTGGGGAGTCACAAATGAGAGTGATATCCAGGAGAGGATTTATGACGGCTTTGACTTCCTGCCACCGCAACCGGATATCTATGTAGATTATTCGGGATGGCTTATGAGCCAGCCGTAA
- a CDS encoding class I SAM-dependent methyltransferase: MTEKTKIAEKIIERAEGLFPGRLDDAGIERIKLFAREQIEWGEKMHLVARGSFGESLERQVVDSLLMLYFAERTGALARKQEKDQEAIRVADIGSGYGFPGIIWKILSPGTEITFYERKEKAALFLERLAVLMSLEGTRTRGDAALDSGKAVYDLVISKAAGRLPAILPLAESLLGAGGKYLTIKGSEWEWELEGYSGKMTLDFSEPAEGERGSLLLFRREKD, translated from the coding sequence ATGACAGAAAAGACAAAGATAGCAGAGAAGATCATCGAGAGGGCGGAAGGACTTTTTCCCGGAAGGCTCGACGATGCCGGGATCGAAAGAATAAAACTCTTCGCCAGGGAGCAGATCGAATGGGGTGAAAAGATGCACCTTGTCGCCAGGGGCAGCTTCGGTGAATCCCTGGAAAGGCAGGTGGTCGATTCTCTGCTGATGCTTTATTTCGCCGAAAGGACGGGAGCGCTGGCCAGAAAGCAGGAAAAGGATCAGGAGGCAATCAGGGTCGCCGACATAGGGAGTGGGTACGGTTTTCCGGGGATAATATGGAAGATTCTATCTCCGGGGACCGAGATCACTTTCTATGAAAGGAAGGAAAAAGCAGCTCTCTTTCTTGAAAGGCTGGCCGTTCTTATGAGCCTCGAGGGGACCAGGACCCGCGGGGATGCGGCGCTTGACAGCGGAAAGGCCGTTTACGACCTTGTTATCTCCAAGGCGGCCGGGAGGCTGCCGGCGATCCTCCCTCTTGCTGAATCGCTTCTCGGCGCGGGCGGAAAGTACCTGACGATAAAGGGAAGCGAGTGGGAATGGGAGCTGGAGGGATATTCTGGGAAGATGACCCTCGATTTTTCAGAGCCGGCAGAAGGAGAGAGGGGATCGTTGCTGCTCTTCAGAAGAGAAAAGGACTGA